In the Syntrophus aciditrophicus SB genome, TGGGACCGGAACCCTGGAATGTGGCCTACGTGGAACCGTCGCGCCGGCCAACGGACGGCCGTTACGGCGAGAATCCGAACCGCCTGCAGCATTACTACCAGTATCAGGTCATCATGAAACCGTCCCCTCTGAACATCCAGGAGCTGTATCTCGATTCTCTCCGGAGTTTCGGCATCGACCCGCTGGAACACGATATCCGTTTCGTTGAAGACGACTGGGAGTCACCCACTGTGGGGGCGTGGGGGCTGGGCTGGGAAGTCTGGCTGGACGGCATGGAAATCTCCCAATTCACCTATTTTCAGCAGGTCGGCGGCATCGACGTGAAACCCGTCTGCGCGGAACTGACCTACGGCATCGAGCGCATCGCCATGTACATCCAGGGGATCGACAATGTCTATGATCTTCAATGGAATGATTCCATCAAATACGGCGACGTCCATCACCAGGGAGAGGTTGAATTTTCAACCTACAACTTTGAAGTCGCCGATGTGGACATGCTGAGAAAACTCTTCGACATGTACGAGGCCGAAGCCATCCGGACGGCGGAAAAGGATCTGGTCCTTCCCGCTTACGATTACTGCCTCAAATGTTCCCACACGTTCAACCTCCTCAATGCCCGGGGCGCCATCAGCGTGGCGGAGCGGACCAGTTATATCGGCAGAGTCCGCAATCTTGCCAGAATTTCCGCAGAAGGATATATCCGGCAGCGTGAACGCATGGGGTTCCCCCTGCTGAACAGATCGGAGGATTGACACTCGGATTCCTCAGGTAAAACAGGATCAACATTTCCGCTTTTTTGAAAGCTATTCTTAAAGATGGGAGAATCAGATGAGCAATGAGTTGCTGCTTGAAATAGGAACGGAAGAAATCCCCGCGGCCTTTCTTCCCAAGGCACTTCAGGACATGAGTTCGATGATCCGCAAAGCGCTTACCGAAGCGAGAATTCCCTTCGGACAGGTCCACACCTTCGGAACGCCCCGGCGACTCTGCCTTGCCGTGGCCGATGTGGCTGAAAAGCAGGAAGATCAGGTCATTGAAAAACTGGGCCCCGCCAGAAGGGTTTCCTTTGATGCGGACGGGAATCCCACCAAGGCCGCCCTGGGCTTCGCGAAAAGCCAGGGCGTCGACATTTCAGAGATCGGAACGATGCAGACCGATAAAGGGGAGTACATCTGCATCAGCAGACACATCAGCGGGAAAAGCACTGTTTCCCTGCTGTCGGAAATGCTGTCCAGACTGATCACTTCTCTTTCCTTCAAGAAGTCCATGCGGTGGGGAAACCTGGATTTTCGGTTCGCCAGACCAATCCACTGGATTCTTGCCCTTTACGGCGGCGAAGTCATCCCCTTCCGTATTGAAAACATCGAAAGCGGCGCGACCTCCCGGGGGCACCGTTTCATGCATCCAGAGGCTTTTCCTGTGAGCAATCTGCAGGAGTATCTGGCCCGAACCAGAGAGCATTTTGTAATCGTAGCCCCCGAGGAAAGGAAGAGAATCATTCTTGAGGAAGCACGCAAAGCCGCTGCGGCCGTTTCCGGACGGGTGCTGGAAAATGAAGACCTTCTGGAAACCGTCACGTATCTTGTGGAGTATCCCACCATCGTCTGTGGAAGTTTTGATCGAAAGTACCTAGAGCTTCCCAAGGAAGTCCTGATCACCTCCATGATGTCGCACCAGAAATATTTTCCTGTCGTGGACCAGGAAGGTCGCCTGCTGCCCTTCTTTATTACGATCAACAATACCCTGGCCCGGGACCCCGCCGTTGTGACCCGGGGAAATGAAAAAGTCATCCGGGCGAGGCTGTCAGATGCCCAGTTTTTCTTTGAAGAAGATCAGAAGATCCGTCTCGATGACCGGGTGGAAGGACTTCAACAGGTTGTTTTTCACACCCTGCTGGGAACGTCCTACGAAAAAGTTCAACGTTTCCGAAAGCTGGCCGGCTGGATCGCCGACCGTATCGATCCGTCCCTGAAAAACAGAGTAAACCGCTCGGCTCTGCTGGCCAAAGCCGATCTGGATACTCAGATGGTCGGAGAGTTTTCAGAGCTGCAGGGCATCATGGGGAGAGAATATGCCCTCCTTGCTGGCGAAGATCCGACTGTCGCCCGGGCTATCTACGAACACTACCTCCCACTGACCGCCGGCGGCGATCTCCCCCAAACCCATGAAGGCGCCATTGTCAGCATTGCCGACAAGATGGACAGCATCGCCGGATTCTTCGGCGTCAATCTGGTTCCCACAGGGACGGCGGATCCTTATGCCCTGCGCCGGCAGGCCCTTGGTGTTATCAATATTATCCTTGATAAAAAGTATCCCCTGACGCTGGATGATCTGGTGGATGAGTGTATTTCGATTCTTGAGGAAAAGCTGAAGAGGCCGGCGGAAGAAACCCGGAAGGATGTTATAGAATTCTTCAGGGGAAGGCTTGAAAACATGCTGATTTCCCAGGGCCACCCCCACGACGTGGTCAGCGCCGTTCTTGCCGCCGGTTTCGCCGATCTTGTCCAGGTCATAAAAAAGATTGAGGCCATGGAATCCTTCAAAGCGCATCCCGCTTATGAACCACTGGCCATCGCCTTCAAGCGGGCCGGCAACATCTTGAAGGAATTCAGAAACGGCCGAATCGATCCGGCTCTTTTCAGTGCCGCGGAAGAGAACCAGTTGTACTCAACCCTTCTGGAGGCCCGCGCCAGGGTTGTCAAGGCCCTGGAGAAAGACGATTACCCTGCCGCACTTCTGGAACTTGCCGCTCTCCGTCAGCCGATCGACCACTTTTTTGAATCGGTCATGGTCATGGTTGATGAAGAGAACATCCGCTTTAATCGGCTTTCCCTTCTGGAAGCCCTGTTTTCAATCTTCCGCCGTATTGCAGATTTTTCACGAATCGTTACGGAATCCTGACAATTATGGGGCGTTGAAGGAATCTCTGTTCTTCAACGCCCCACGGCATTCTACCTTTTGACAACCAGGACCGGTTGATCCGCCTTGCGGATTACCGCTTCAGAAACTGAACCAAGCAGCATTTCCTCGATATTGCTTTTTCCGTGCGACCCGATCACAATTATTGAAGATTTCTCTTCTTTGGAGACTTTGAGAATTTCCAGAAAGGGAATCCCTTTTTCTATCCTGAACTTGGCATTCAGTCCTTTTTCCAGAAATTGCGCCACCAATTTACCGCACTCTTCATCAGCAATCTTTCTAAGCTCATTTTCAACCGCCATGAAATCAATAAAAACCTCGTGAACACTTCCAGTCAGCGATCGTTCGTCAATAACGTGCAGAACAGTAACCTCTTTCGCGCCCGCGTCCTTCAGCTGCTTGACGTAACCCATGGCTTTCTTGGATACATCAGAAAAATCAGTGGGATACAGAATGCGTTCAAACATGGTTCTCTCCTCCTTCAGTAATTGACGTTACGCCTTATCCTCCCTTGCCGGTCATGTTTTTAACGCTTGACCACCAGGACCGGCCGAAGGGCTTTGCGGATGACTTTTTCAGACACCGAACCAAGAAGCATTTCCTCAACATTGCTTACGCCATGCGACCCGATCACAATCAATGAGACATCCTCTTCTCTGGACACTTTGAGGATCTCCAGAAAGGGTATGCCCTTTTCTATCCTGTACCGGGCATTCAGCCCCCTTTCCTGAAGTTCTGCCACGATATTCTTACACTTCTCCTCGCCAACCTTGCTCAATTCATTTTCAACCGCCATGAAATCAATGCCGCTGAAAACATCAGGCACAACCAGGGTCCGTTCATCAATGACGTGCAGAACGGTAACCTCCTTTGCGCCCGCGTCCTTCAACTGTTTGACGTATTTCAAGGCTTTCATGGATACATCAGAAAAATCAGTGGGATACAGAATGCGTTCAAACATGATCTTTCCTCCTTTCATTAAAATAACGTTGCACTGTTCCTACCCATGTTCAAAAACTTATCACTTTCAGTAACTGTGTTCATGCATCATTCCTGACAGCCACAACCTGAATGTCTCGACAAATAATTTTTCACCACTCGCCGGGCAAAGCGACCTGAAGGAGCGGCATATTAATAAAGGAAATGCACCCCGCATGGGGCAAAAATGCAACAGAAAAGATGGTTGAGATCATGAGTTGGAAATTCACCCGCTGCAGCATCTCCTGCAACGGAAAGAATTGCATCCAATGAGATAAAGCACTGAAATATAACTGTTTATTAAATACTCTTATTTGTCGTAAAATTCAATATGATTTTACAGGCAAATTCCCTGGTTGTGCCGGAGCCGGTAATCGACTTCATTATATCCGGCGATGAAGAGATGCGCGAAGTCATAAGACAGCTTATTGACCACGCCGGATGTGGGGCTGAACTTGCCGTTTACGGATTCCGTTTTGCCCTGACGAAACCGTTTGCCTTCTTCCATGAACCCGAAAAGGCGTTCACTCATGCCTTGATATAATCAGGGATATCATCCGTAAAATTGGGAAGATCGTTTGAAGACAGTGAATCTCTCTTAATAATGTGACGAATTGAAGGGGTGATTGCTTTTTCCCTCAGGAACTGATATGCACTTTCCCGGTGTTGTATTTGAAGTTTTCTGATTGCCGGATGCATTCCTTTATTTCTCCGGATATTTTTCCCGCACCAGTCGATCAGAACCATAATGGACAGCAGTCGCAACGAGACCGCCCTCAACCTCTTCCTCTTCATCGATGATTGGACTTGGTCCAGGCTTTTCTCATTTCAATGCGTTCTGGAAGAAACGCGGATTTTTTCCGCCAGACCTCGAGACATGGGAACTTTAAAGAACGGTTATGTTTATCAACGAATTAGGAATTTTCACTCAATCCTTCACACGATTTCTTGAAGAACAGTGTGACGAAGAAGTCTGGTACGACCTGCGTATTAAGATCGGATTCATAAACGGCCAGCTTGAGGTTCGGCTGGATACGCCGCCCCTCGTCGAAACGACCTTTATCCCCAATGACGCCATGGAGGAAGAAAGCGCCCTTCCCGACGCCATGACATGGCCCCTTCCAGCCGATTTTATGACTGAATCTCCTTTGATTTCAGCAGATGAAGAGGAAGACCCTTCTTGTGAAGAAAAGAAAATAGCCAGCAAAGGACAGATCATTACCTGCACCAATGGTCATGAAATCTGTGAACTGTCCCGTGATTTTTTCAAGGATCAGGATGTTAACCCCGATCTGTTCATCAATTACCGGTCCCCTCAACAGATCATTACGGAAAACAACCGCATTAATGAAATCAAATGTCAGCTCTGTGGAGCGCAATGGCTTCAAGGCGGTGCATGGAATATCCGTTTTTTCAGTGAAGGTCAATGGATTCCCGAGTAGCAACTGAACATATCACACAGCGCTGCGGATTTCGCCGTCGCAACACCCGTTCGATACCCCCCGAGTGGATAAAAAAAAACCGGCGAAGGGTACGGAAGGGTGCGCTCTCTGGTATGTACTCAAAAGGGCATCCCGCACCTCATGCGTGGAGCGGGGCTTACCGATCCCTTTCACGCCTCACGCCCCAGCAGTCTCGCTGCGTTGGAAAAGCAGATTTTTTCCTGATCCTGCACGGACAGAAAGGGCAGTTGAAGCAGAAAATTGAGTTCCTCCCTCTGATCCGTCCAGGGACTGTCCGAAGCAAACAGCAGCTTGTCCGGCGGATGTTCCCGGAAAATGCGTTCCAGGAATAATCTGGGCATCTTTCTCAGGACAAAGGACGTATCCAGATAAAGATCTTTTCCAAGAAGATGGGCCACAGTCTCCTCGTAAGCCTCCTCTCCTCCCAGATGAGCGGCAATCATGCAGAGCCTCGGAACGGCTTCATGCACCGCCGCCAGACGTTTCGGCGTTGCGTGAACAGGATAAGGCAATCCCCGGTCCATCCCGGCATGGAAAAGAATGAACATCCCTTCCGCGGCAGCCGCTTCGTAAAATGGATACATCCGAAAATCATCGACAAAAAAATGCTGATAATCAGGATGCAGTTTGAAGCCCTTGAAACCTCGGCGCTTCAAAGATTTTATCTGCTCAGATTTCAACGGATTGGAGGGATGCGTCGTTGCCATCGTCTCGATGCCCGGCTGTCGAATGCCGCCAAGCCAGCAATGAATAGATGATACCTGTTCCGGCCGGGTCGCCACAGCCGCCACAACGGAGATATCAATCCCTGCAGCCGTCATGGACCTTTTGAGTCCCTTCAGCGTGCCATCGGTATGAGCTTCAATTCCGGCCCGCTGCCGAACAGCCGCGATCGTCCTGACGGCCACATGATCAGGATAAATATGAGTATGAAAGTCAATTTTCATTTCGGCACTTCCATAAGAGATTCCCTTCGCCTTTTCAAGTTATATATGAATTCCCACGCGGTTTCCCGCATTTCATTCTGTTTTTTCTTTTAATACAGAGAACGAAGTTTTCCATTTGACAGCTCCCTTTTTTCTTTTATAATGATGTAAAATCGTTTTCACATTCAGCTCTTTCAGCACGATCTCCCTTTCGATTTCGGTTTTGGGTAAGCACCGATTTCATTAAACTCCAGTTTCTTGATTTTTGCTGTCCGATTCATCGAACAACGCAGCTTCCGCAACAGCGCATAGAACATAAGGAGAAAAGAAATCATGCTTGATTACACCTTCCTTGATCTTCATCCCGAATCGAAAAATCTTATTTTCTATCCTTGTGAAGGCATTGAGGCCTGTCCGTCCTCCCCTGCCTATGATTTTATGATTCCAGTTGCCCATGGCGTCGATACGTCTCCACCGCTTTTATTTTATAACTGACAGATATTAGTGGAAATGAATACTGAATTTGATATTTGTTAAGTCAGAATGGCAAATCCAAGATGAATTTAGGAATTATAATTCGATAATTCCTAATAAATTCAATTCATTATCTGCAAATTTTCAATTGCAGCTTGACAAGGAGGAAAAGTTTCAGTACAAGTCCGCCGATAGATGTAAAATGGAAAGCCAAAGCAGCACCACAATCGCTCTGATCGAGTCGAGTTTCGAATTGAGGCGACGCGGTTGAAATTTCCTGTTGATGTGCATGGTTATTCTGATGCACAGTGGTGATAGTACTCATCACAAATCTTCTTGTTACGCTCTGTTACACTTCAAGCCCTTCTTTACCGATGCCTGCTCAACATCCTGGGAGATCGACAAGCAGGCTTTCCTGGACAAAAATCAAGTTGCAGAAGGTTGTTGCATGCCGGCAAATCCGCCGTAGTCCATCAGTTTGCGAAGCCGATTTTACCAAGCGGATCGCGCCGTTGTTCTGTGGTGGAATATACCGGGGATGCATCACCTGTTTGCACCGGCTGCTGTGTCGGAAAATTTTAGAGGAGTAAGACAGTAATGAAAGAAAAAAGAAAAAGCTTTAAATTGCGGATTAAACAAAACGTTTCATTAACCATCCTTTTCGGTTGCCTTTTTGGGATCCTCTCTCTCTGCCTGTCCCCCATGGGAACATACTCTGGTCACGCGGCAAATGTCACCCTGTCATGGAACCCGAACTCCGAAGCAGATCTTGCGGGATATAAGGTCTATTCCGGAACTTCCTCCGGAAATTACAGCGGGGCGACTTATGACGCAGGCAAATTTACCAGTATAGGAATCTCCGGCCTTGAGGCAGGAAAAACCTATTATTTTGCAGCCAAGGCCTACAATACAACCGGATTGCTAAGCAACTATTCCAATCAAGTGAGTTACACCGTTCCGACGACAACAACAACTACGACCACGACTTCAACGTCAACGACAAGCTCCACTTCCACGGCCACTGCAAAGACCTACTACCTGACGCCTTATATCACCGAAGGTAAATCCTATGGCACCGTAAGTCCGTCAGAAAGAGTTTATGTGCCCGCCGGCTCCAGTTATACCTTTTACATCAAACCTATAACAGGGCACTATATTTCCGGTGTATGGGTCGACCAGGTCTATGTCGGCAAACCGACTTCTTATACTTTCAAGAACATTCAGGCAAAGCATTATATGGTTGTTAAGTTCAAATAACTGCGATCTTTGTCAACTTGAAACAAAAACATAGGCAATAACACCCGGCAGGTTCCAGAGAGGAACATATGAATTACCGCAGGGAACACCGCAGCACTGACGCAGGCAATATGGCCCGTTATCTGGTTGTCTTTCTGATTCTCTGTCTGACCGCCACAGCGGAAGGAAGGTCGTCTCTATCCCGATCCGGTTCCGCTGTGGCGCTCTCTTCCAATACCCTGCCGGATGCCTACGCGGGAAACGGAAATCATGGCGCCGGTCCTCCGGTGAACAATATGGGTTCGCCGGGGGTAACCATTGATTTCGATAATGTGGAGATTCAGACCTTCATCAAGGCCATCGGTGAAATGACCGGCAGAAATTTTCTCATAGACAAACAGGTCCAGGGAAGCGTTACCGTCTTTTCACCGAAACAGATATCATCAGATGAAGCGTATCGTGTTTTTCAGTCCGTTCTCGAAATTCACGGTTATACGACCGTTCCCTCAGGAGCCGTCATCAAGATCCTCCCCCGGAAGGATGCCCGGGAAAAGGATATCCCCACTTTTCTGCAGGATGAAGAAGGAGGACGGGAGGATCAACTGATCACCCGCATTGTCAAGCTGAAGCATGGCAATCCCGAAGATCTCAAAAAAGTTATCGATCCCCTCGTGACAAGGGACAGTATCGTGCATGCCTATCCCCCTTCCGGCATGCTGGTCATAACGGACGTGGAATCCAACGTGCAGCGGCTTCTGAAGATCATCACCGCGCTGGACAGCGAGCTGGAGAAGAACGCCATCGTCATGCACGTTTACCCTCTGCAGAATGCCAGCGCGGAGGATCTGGCCAAGGTTCTGATCAATCTTCAACCCAAGGAAACCGCTCCAGGAAGCGAAAAAGGCCAACCGGCCCTTTCCAGAAATGTTCAGATCCAGTCGGACAAGGCAACCAATTCCCTGATCATCACCGCCTCCGCGGAAGATTACGCACTGCTTCAGGGACTCATTCAAAAGCTGGATTCATCCCGACCGATGGTTTACATCGAAGCCCTGATTCTTGAGGTCAATATCGTCAAGGACTTCAACCTCGGCACTGAATGGCGAGCCATGCACGACGCAGGCTCCGGAGGCACAGGGTCGCTGTTATTCGGCTCGGGCGGTCTGGGTCCGCCCGCCGGGACGTATAATATCCTGCCCGATGTCACAACACCTGCCACTTATTCTTCAGGATTTACCTTCGGCATTCTGGGGACGGGAATTACCCTTGGGGGGATAACCTTTCAGGACATCGGCGCCATGATCCAGGCCATCAAGAGCGATACGGATATTCATATCCTGTCCAAACCGCAGCTTCTGACCATGGACAACGAAGAGGCCCAGATTCATGTCGGCAAAAACGTTCCCTATGCAACCCGAAAGGAAACAACCACGACAAATCTTGATTACAGCTCCTATGAATATCGGGATGTCGGCGTCAGCCTGAAGATCACGCCGCACATCAACAGTGAGGGATTCGTCCGCATGAAGATCAATCAGGAGGTCAGTCAGGTTACGGAAGATTCTCCTACCGGACTGCCCACAACCAACAAACGGGCCGTCAACACAACCGTGACCATCAAGGATTCGGAAACCGTGGTCATCGGCGGAATGATTGGAGACAGCACCCAGCTCGGCACCTACAAAGTGCCTCTCCTGGGTGATATCCCCGTCCTCGGCTGGCTTTTCAAATCCCGATCCTCAAACCGGGAAAAAACGAACCTCTACGTCTTTATAACGCCCCGCGTCATCCGCCAACATACAGATGCCAGCCGGATATCCAAGGAAAAAAGCGACCATCTGGAAAGGGAGAAGAAAAATCTCTCCAACCCTGGTCAGAAGAAAGGAAACCACTGATATAAATGACGATTACCCCAGAACTTGCCACACCTCATTCCATGGATAATGAAGTCCATCTCAATCCGGAAGAAGAAAAAATTGTCACCCAGGCCCAGGCATTGAATCTTCCCTTCTGGAGAGAAATGCCGACGGAGATCGCGGGTGTCGGATTCAACGGCCAGGTTCCTGTTCAATTCCTGAAGCGTCACAAGATCGTCCCCCTGGAAGCACATTCCTCCACGGTTATCGCGGTCAACAATCCTGCTTTCTTCGAACCCATCGACGACCTGAAGCGACTGCTGCAGAATCCGGATATC is a window encoding:
- the glyQ gene encoding glycine--tRNA ligase subunit alpha is translated as MTFQELIFALENYWAKQGCVIQQPYDIEVGAGTFNPATFLRALGPEPWNVAYVEPSRRPTDGRYGENPNRLQHYYQYQVIMKPSPLNIQELYLDSLRSFGIDPLEHDIRFVEDDWESPTVGAWGLGWEVWLDGMEISQFTYFQQVGGIDVKPVCAELTYGIERIAMYIQGIDNVYDLQWNDSIKYGDVHHQGEVEFSTYNFEVADVDMLRKLFDMYEAEAIRTAEKDLVLPAYDYCLKCSHTFNLLNARGAISVAERTSYIGRVRNLARISAEGYIRQRERMGFPLLNRSED
- a CDS encoding universal stress protein, with amino-acid sequence MFERILYPTDFSDVSKKAMGYVKQLKDAGAKEVTVLHVIDERSLTGSVHEVFIDFMAVENELRKIADEECGKLVAQFLEKGLNAKFRIEKGIPFLEILKVSKEEKSSIIVIGSHGKSNIEEMLLGSVSEAVIRKADQPVLVVKR
- a CDS encoding fibronectin type III domain-containing protein, with protein sequence MKEKRKSFKLRIKQNVSLTILFGCLFGILSLCLSPMGTYSGHAANVTLSWNPNSEADLAGYKVYSGTSSGNYSGATYDAGKFTSIGISGLEAGKTYYFAAKAYNTTGLLSNYSNQVSYTVPTTTTTTTTTSTSTTSSTSTATAKTYYLTPYITEGKSYGTVSPSERVYVPAGSSYTFYIKPITGHYISGVWVDQVYVGKPTSYTFKNIQAKHYMVVKFK
- a CDS encoding universal stress protein — protein: MFERILYPTDFSDVSMKALKYVKQLKDAGAKEVTVLHVIDERTLVVPDVFSGIDFMAVENELSKVGEEKCKNIVAELQERGLNARYRIEKGIPFLEILKVSREEDVSLIVIGSHGVSNVEEMLLGSVSEKVIRKALRPVLVVKR
- a CDS encoding amidohydrolase family protein, translated to MKIDFHTHIYPDHVAVRTIAAVRQRAGIEAHTDGTLKGLKRSMTAAGIDISVVAAVATRPEQVSSIHCWLGGIRQPGIETMATTHPSNPLKSEQIKSLKRRGFKGFKLHPDYQHFFVDDFRMYPFYEAAAAEGMFILFHAGMDRGLPYPVHATPKRLAAVHEAVPRLCMIAAHLGGEEAYEETVAHLLGKDLYLDTSFVLRKMPRLFLERIFREHPPDKLLFASDSPWTDQREELNFLLQLPFLSVQDQEKICFSNAARLLGREA
- a CDS encoding secretin N-terminal domain-containing protein; the protein is MNYRREHRSTDAGNMARYLVVFLILCLTATAEGRSSLSRSGSAVALSSNTLPDAYAGNGNHGAGPPVNNMGSPGVTIDFDNVEIQTFIKAIGEMTGRNFLIDKQVQGSVTVFSPKQISSDEAYRVFQSVLEIHGYTTVPSGAVIKILPRKDAREKDIPTFLQDEEGGREDQLITRIVKLKHGNPEDLKKVIDPLVTRDSIVHAYPPSGMLVITDVESNVQRLLKIITALDSELEKNAIVMHVYPLQNASAEDLAKVLINLQPKETAPGSEKGQPALSRNVQIQSDKATNSLIITASAEDYALLQGLIQKLDSSRPMVYIEALILEVNIVKDFNLGTEWRAMHDAGSGGTGSLLFGSGGLGPPAGTYNILPDVTTPATYSSGFTFGILGTGITLGGITFQDIGAMIQAIKSDTDIHILSKPQLLTMDNEEAQIHVGKNVPYATRKETTTTNLDYSSYEYRDVGVSLKITPHINSEGFVRMKINQEVSQVTEDSPTGLPTTNKRAVNTTVTIKDSETVVIGGMIGDSTQLGTYKVPLLGDIPVLGWLFKSRSSNREKTNLYVFITPRVIRQHTDASRISKEKSDHLEREKKNLSNPGQKKGNH
- the glyS gene encoding glycine--tRNA ligase subunit beta; the encoded protein is MSNELLLEIGTEEIPAAFLPKALQDMSSMIRKALTEARIPFGQVHTFGTPRRLCLAVADVAEKQEDQVIEKLGPARRVSFDADGNPTKAALGFAKSQGVDISEIGTMQTDKGEYICISRHISGKSTVSLLSEMLSRLITSLSFKKSMRWGNLDFRFARPIHWILALYGGEVIPFRIENIESGATSRGHRFMHPEAFPVSNLQEYLARTREHFVIVAPEERKRIILEEARKAAAAVSGRVLENEDLLETVTYLVEYPTIVCGSFDRKYLELPKEVLITSMMSHQKYFPVVDQEGRLLPFFITINNTLARDPAVVTRGNEKVIRARLSDAQFFFEEDQKIRLDDRVEGLQQVVFHTLLGTSYEKVQRFRKLAGWIADRIDPSLKNRVNRSALLAKADLDTQMVGEFSELQGIMGREYALLAGEDPTVARAIYEHYLPLTAGGDLPQTHEGAIVSIADKMDSIAGFFGVNLVPTGTADPYALRRQALGVINIILDKKYPLTLDDLVDECISILEEKLKRPAEETRKDVIEFFRGRLENMLISQGHPHDVVSAVLAAGFADLVQVIKKIEAMESFKAHPAYEPLAIAFKRAGNILKEFRNGRIDPALFSAAEENQLYSTLLEARARVVKALEKDDYPAALLELAALRQPIDHFFESVMVMVDEENIRFNRLSLLEALFSIFRRIADFSRIVTES